In Phalacrocorax aristotelis chromosome 6, bGulAri2.1, whole genome shotgun sequence, one DNA window encodes the following:
- the LOC142058404 gene encoding uncharacterized protein LOC142058404 — protein MRNAREQHGGGAAKQGADRQGIHGGSVGRPPVFAGLTLRKCGSHEGVWGSPVSGAVAKRESRVTECFIYGAGLGHLLHKLLYGHPRASLLLRNNTRMLASTLSRGRKLLLEAKKMKSGPGIEGDGSPAIGDGLST, from the exons ATGCGCAATGCGCGGGAGCAGCATGGCGGCG gagcgGCAAAGCAGGGTGCGGATCGTCAGGGTATCCATGGAGGGAGTGTCGGGCGTCCTCCTGTCTTTgcggggctgaccctgaggaagtgtg ggagtcacgaaggggtttggggctccccggtgtcgggtgctgtggccaaaagagaaagcagggtcacagagtgcttcatttacggggctggcctcggccatctcctgcacaaacttctg tacgggcacccgagggCCAGCCTGCTTTTGAGGAACAACACGAGGATGTTGGCGTCaacgctcagcagaggaaggaagcttcttttggaggccaagaagatgaa aagtgggcccggcattgaaggtgacggttccccagccattGGGGATGGACTGAGTACGTGA